The DNA sequence GCAAGAATTAGGTAAAAGTGGATATAATGTTTATGGGGTGGCAAAATCACAAAGTAATAAAATTTTAGATGAAATAATAAATAATATAAGGACAAAACATGGTGCAAAGGTTATTTTTAAAGGGCGAAATTCTTCTAGATTATTAATAAAAGCTTTAAGAGAAAATGCAATATTAGGATTAATATCAGATCAATATACTAACGATAGTGAAGTTATATTTTTTAATAAAAAAACAAAAGCTCCAACTGGAGCGGCAGTTTTAGCATTGAAATTTGATGTCCCTGTTTTTTTAGCATATACAGTTAGAGAAAAAGATAATACACATATATTTTATTTTGAAAAAAAAATAGATTTACAAAAAACAGGAGATGATAAACAAGATATAAAAACTAATACTCAAATATGTACAAGTGAAATAGAAAAAGTAATAAGAAAATATCCAGAACAGTGGTTTTGGCAACACGATAGATGGAGGATAAAATGAAAATATTAGGAGTTATTCCTGCTAGATATGGTTCTAGCAGATTTGAAGGGAAGCCATTAGCATTAATTAATGGAAAAACAATGATAGAATGGGTTTATAAAAGGGCGTTGAAATCAAATGTAGATAAACTAATTGTGGCTACTGATGATATGAGGATTTATGATAAAGTTAAAGAATTTGGCGGAGATGTTATGATGACTTCTAATTCTCACAAAACAGGCACAGATAGGATAATAGAAGTAGCAAAAGAATGGAATGAGTATGATGTTATAATAAATATCCAAGGTGATGAACCATTAATTGAAGTAGAGATGATTAATCAATTGATTGTTCCATTTGTAGAAAATTCTAAATTAAAAATGGCTACTTTAAAGCATGAAATATCGAATAAAAATAATATTGTTAATCCAAATATTGTAAAAGTAATTACTGATAAAAATGGATATGCTCTATATTTTAGCAGAACTCCAATACCATATAATAGAGACAAAAAAGATGCAAAATATTATAGACATATTGGAATTTATGGATATAATAGACAATTTTTATTAAATTATAACAATTTAGAAAAAAGTGTGTTAGAGGAAATGGAATCTTTAGAACAATTAAGAGCATTGGAAAATGGATATAAAATTAAAGTTGAAACTACAAATTTTGATGTACGAGGAGTAGATACTCCTGAAGATTTGCATGAAGTTGAAAGAATAATAAAAATAAAAGGAATTAAAATATAAGGAGGAGTAATGAAACTTACAGAAAAATTAATCAGGGATACTAAAAATATAGAGACACCAGCATTAATTATGGATTTGGATATAATAGAAAATAATTATAAGTCATTAGTAAAAAATATTGATAATTCACAAATATTTTTTGCAGTAAAGGCTAATTCTCACCCTAAGATTGTGGAAAGATTAGTTAGATTAGGCTCTTCATTTGATGTAGCCTCTATAGGTGAATTAGATTTAGTTTTGTCGAAAAATGCTGATGTGAAAAAAATAAGTTTTGGTAATACAATAAAAAAATCTAAACATATAAAATATGCTTATGAAAAAGGAGTTAGAATATTTGTAGCAGATGAGTTTTTAGAAATAGATAAAATAGCAATTAATGCTCCTAATTCGAAGTTATTTGTAAGAATGCAAATGTCAGATTCTGATAGTGATTGGCCTTTGACAAAAAAATTTGGAACAAATATAGAAAAAGCAAAACAACTACTTATATATGCAAAAGAAAAAGGAGTTATTCCATATGGAATATCATTTCATGTAGGGTCACAATGTTATGATAAATATATATGGAAGACAGCACTTTTGAAAACAAAAGATATATTTGATGAATTGAGGGAAGAAGGGATAAATTTAAAATTTATAAATACTGGTGGAGGTATGCCAATAAAACATATTAGAGAAATTCCTACAATTGAAGAGATTAGTGATGTAATTAATGATACTATAAAAACATCTTTTGAGGAATATAAAGATTTAATTGTAGCTGTGGAACCTGGAAGGTCAATGGTTGGTAATGCGGGGATTTTAATTTCAGAAGTAATATTAAGATCAGAAAAAGAAAAAAATGAATGGCTTTATATTGATAGTGGAGTTTTTCACGGTTTAATGGAAACATCACAGGGATTCAAATATGAAATTATAGTCCCAAATAGAGCAGGAGAACTTTGTAATTATACATTATCAGGTCCAACTTGTGATAGCGTAGATACAATGTATGAAAATATTCAGTTACCAGATGATATTGAAATAGGAGATAGGGTATATTTTATAAATGCAGGAGCATATACTACTGGATATGCTAGTAATTTTAATGGAATAGAACCACCAAAAATTTATTTTTTAGATGAAATTTTATAAATAACAGGAGAGGCTTTGATAAAAAGCCTCTTTGTTTTTTATTAGGAAAGTATAAATTTATGCAGAAAATAAGCTACGCCGTTTTTTTGAAATATGCAATTTTTCAAAGCGAAATTTTTCAGAAACCAAAAATTTTGAAAAACATTTATACTTTACATTATGAAGCGTAGCTTATTTTTTTATTTTATAAATAATTACTATTTTCGAAAAAAATAATAAAATAATGTTTGACATATGAAAAAAAATAGAGTAATATTTTTATATAGCGAACAGTTGGAGGTGAGGCTAAAATTATTTTTTAAAAATTTTAAAAAAAGTTTTAGAAAAACAGAATTTTATTAAAAGGAGGGGTAGTTGTGAAAAAGATTGGCAGTTTTATTGCAGGAATACTTTTATCAGCAACAGTTTTTGCGGGAACATCAGAGTATGTAGTTCAAAGGGGTGACACTTTATCGAAAATTGCAAATAAGAACAAAATTAGCGTTCAAAAAATTATGCAATTTAATAATTTGAAAAATATGAATTTTATCAGAGAAGGTCAAAGACTGAAATTAATGCCTATGTATAGCCAAAAAAATTTAAATGAACAAATGGTAATGGCAGCAAATTGGTATCAAACTTCAGGAGAGATGCAAGCATTATCATATCAAGCATTTAATATGGCCAAAATAATCTACTATGCAGATTTGACTTCTAACAAAGATAATGAACAAAAAAGAGCAGTAGTTGTAGATATAGATGAAACAGTTTTAAATAACAGTCCATATGATGCAGGATCTATTGAAACTAATAATTCATATCCAAAAGAATGGAATGATTGGGTTAAATCAGAGCAAGCAGTTCCATTACCTGGTGCAGTAGAATTTTTAAATTTTGTTGTAAAAAATAAAGGTGATGTTTATTATATATCGAATAGAAGTGTTAAGCTATTACAACCTACAATTAATAATTTAAAGAAATTTGGATTTCCAGAAGCAGACAAAGAGCATGTATTATTAAAAGGTAAAACTTCAAATAAAGAACCGAGAAGAGAACAGGTAGCTAAAAATCATAGAATTGTATTGTTAATGGGAGATAATCTTAATGATTTTTCATATGTATTTAGAGGAAAAACAATGTCAGAAAAAGCTGATTTAGTTGATAATTTAAAATCACAATTTGGAAATAAATTTGTATTGCTTCCAAATCCATTATATGGAGATTGGGAAGGAGATATTTATAAAGGAAATTGGGGAATGACACCAGAGCAAAAAAATAAAGCAAGAAAAGAACATTTAGTAAAATGGGAATAACAAAATAAAGAAAAAGGTATCAGAAATTAATCTGATACCTTTTTCTTTATTTTAAATCACATTCTATTTTTTCATTCCATAAGGTTACTTTATTTCTTCCACTGTGTTTAGAGCTATATAAGGCTTCATCTGATTGTTGCTTTAGTTCTTCTAAAGTTGTTGCTGTTTCTGGATAATTAGAAACTCCAAGGCTAATAGTAAGATTCCCCAATGGTTGTAATTCCTCATATGGAAAAGTATTTTCAGCAACTTTTGTTCGTACTTTTTCAGCAAGTTCAGATGCTCCGTTCATATCGGTATTTGGCAAAATAATAGAAAATTCTTCTCCACCATATCTACATACAAAATCTGTTTCTCTACATGTATCTTTAAATAATTTAGAAATAGTGCTAAGAAGAATATCTCCTGCAATATGGCCATTATTATCATTGTAATTTTTAAAATGATCTATATCAATCATAATTAATGACAAAGGAATATTTTCTCGTATGCTTCTAGTCATCTCATTTTTTGAAGAAGTATCAAAGAAACGTCTGTTATATAATTGAGTAAGTTCATCTATTATAGCTATTTTTTTATTTTTTTGATACAGGTGTAAATTATTAATAACTAATGCAGTTTGATGAGAAAAATTTATTAATGAATTTAATCTATATTCCGTATATTTTTTCTTATCAAATTTATTATCAACAATAACAAATCCAAGAATAGTATCATATGAAATTAACGGTACTAAAATAAAATTTTCAAGATTAAATTTTTTAAAAACTTTTTTGTTGCTTTCAGAAAAATTTGAAAAATTTAAATTTACAGTTTCATAATTTTGTTTAGCTAAAATAGTTTTTAGATAAATATCATTACTATAGTTTATTTTGGAAGAATTAACAATTTTGTTAATTGGTTTTATTATTTCAGAAGGAGAATAAAAAAATTCTATTGGACATTTTTCTATTTTTTCCCAAGTAGATTTTGCTTCCTCTTCTGTAATCTCACCAATAGCTTTTTCTCCAAAGAAAAAATTTCCATTTTTTGAAAATAGTATAGCTCTATTAAACCCAATGCCATCATTTGATGTAAGATAAGTTAAATATAAATGATATATTTCATTTAAATCTTTATCTTTTTCCATTAATGTTATAATTTTATTTAATAAATCTAGTTCTCTTATTTTTTTTCTTAGTTGAGAATGGTTTATATGTAAGTCAAATGAAGTAGATACTTGTAATAAAACAGAATTATATTCTGAAAAAAAATCAGGATCCATTAATTTATTAGAATAACCAAGAAGGATATATCCAATATAATTCAATGAAGAATGTAGCTTTAATATTCCAAGATTTTGCAAGTTTATATCCTCATTTTTAAATACAGTAGAAAAAAGTTCTGGTGGAATTATATTTTTTTGATATTGGTCTAAAAATTTAAAATCAATATTAAAAGTTCTATCTAAAAAATTCCCATTAGAAAAAGTTTTTTCATAAAGACCAGTTGTAGGATCGTATAAAATAAAATATATGTTTGGAGTGTTAAAAACAACTCCTAAATTTTCACTTGCAACTTTAAAAAAGTTAATAGAATTACTGCTTTTAGTTAAAGCAATATTAACAGCATCAATTATTTTGTTTTTATAGATCAAAGTTTGTACAAATTGATTAACTTTTGAAAACTCTAAAAAAGAAATTTTATTTTCTATAGGATAAGAACTATTTTCATTTTTTGAAAATGATTCCAAACGATATATCAATTGAAGAATAATTAAAGAAAAAATCAGTGATAATATTATTCCGATTAAAAGAAACTGTGGAAAAGAAAAAAATTGATATGCAAAAACGAATCCAATTAAAATTAAAGAATAAAAAATGGTTAGTTTTCTTAATTTTATTTTCATAAATTATGCGCCTCCCGAATGGTTACTAATAAAAGAAATTATAACATAATTTTAAGGAAAATAAAAGTTGTAATTTAAAAAAAAATAGTATATAATTATTTAAGGATATCAAGTTGCTTTTTAAGATATTCTTAAACTGTTTTTAGGAATAATAATGTTTTTAGGAGGAAATAAAATAATGAATATGAATTATACGCCAAAAGAAATAGTGGAAAAATTAAATAAATATATTATTTCACAAGATGAAGCAAAAAAAAATGTAGCTATAGCTTTGAGAAATCGTTATAGAAGAAAAGAGATACAAGATATAGAATTAAAAAAAGAGATAATTCCCAAAAATATAATTTTGATAGGTTCTACTGGAGTTGGTAAAACAGAAATAGCAAGAAGATTAGCCAAAATAGCAAATGCTCCATTTATAAAAGTTGAAGCTACTAAATATACAGAAGTGGGATATGTAGGTAAAGATGTCGAAAGTATTGTAAAAGATTTGGTAGCTCTTACATTTAGAATGGTACAGAATGAAAAAGCAAAAG is a window from the Haliovirga abyssi genome containing:
- a CDS encoding lysophospholipid acyltransferase family protein, whose protein sequence is MKKEIKYRFEVSLYYIIKFFILLFPMKIRYKIAEFFGVIIYKLLKIRKRVTLKNLEIAFPEADNITIEKIALESYKNISKTFFELLWLDEIKTKLVGREKLDVELKKGKGVILLSLHIDNWEILGQELGKSGYNVYGVAKSQSNKILDEIINNIRTKHGAKVIFKGRNSSRLLIKALRENAILGLISDQYTNDSEVIFFNKKTKAPTGAAVLALKFDVPVFLAYTVREKDNTHIFYFEKKIDLQKTGDDKQDIKTNTQICTSEIEKVIRKYPEQWFWQHDRWRIK
- the kdsB gene encoding 3-deoxy-manno-octulosonate cytidylyltransferase, whose product is MKILGVIPARYGSSRFEGKPLALINGKTMIEWVYKRALKSNVDKLIVATDDMRIYDKVKEFGGDVMMTSNSHKTGTDRIIEVAKEWNEYDVIINIQGDEPLIEVEMINQLIVPFVENSKLKMATLKHEISNKNNIVNPNIVKVITDKNGYALYFSRTPIPYNRDKKDAKYYRHIGIYGYNRQFLLNYNNLEKSVLEEMESLEQLRALENGYKIKVETTNFDVRGVDTPEDLHEVERIIKIKGIKI
- a CDS encoding type III PLP-dependent enzyme; amino-acid sequence: MKLTEKLIRDTKNIETPALIMDLDIIENNYKSLVKNIDNSQIFFAVKANSHPKIVERLVRLGSSFDVASIGELDLVLSKNADVKKISFGNTIKKSKHIKYAYEKGVRIFVADEFLEIDKIAINAPNSKLFVRMQMSDSDSDWPLTKKFGTNIEKAKQLLIYAKEKGVIPYGISFHVGSQCYDKYIWKTALLKTKDIFDELREEGINLKFINTGGGMPIKHIREIPTIEEISDVINDTIKTSFEEYKDLIVAVEPGRSMVGNAGILISEVILRSEKEKNEWLYIDSGVFHGLMETSQGFKYEIIVPNRAGELCNYTLSGPTCDSVDTMYENIQLPDDIEIGDRVYFINAGAYTTGYASNFNGIEPPKIYFLDEIL
- a CDS encoding 5'-nucleotidase, lipoprotein e(P4) family, encoding MKKIGSFIAGILLSATVFAGTSEYVVQRGDTLSKIANKNKISVQKIMQFNNLKNMNFIREGQRLKLMPMYSQKNLNEQMVMAANWYQTSGEMQALSYQAFNMAKIIYYADLTSNKDNEQKRAVVVDIDETVLNNSPYDAGSIETNNSYPKEWNDWVKSEQAVPLPGAVEFLNFVVKNKGDVYYISNRSVKLLQPTINNLKKFGFPEADKEHVLLKGKTSNKEPRREQVAKNHRIVLLMGDNLNDFSYVFRGKTMSEKADLVDNLKSQFGNKFVLLPNPLYGDWEGDIYKGNWGMTPEQKNKARKEHLVKWE
- a CDS encoding sensor domain-containing diguanylate cyclase, translated to MKIKLRKLTIFYSLILIGFVFAYQFFSFPQFLLIGIILSLIFSLIILQLIYRLESFSKNENSSYPIENKISFLEFSKVNQFVQTLIYKNKIIDAVNIALTKSSNSINFFKVASENLGVVFNTPNIYFILYDPTTGLYEKTFSNGNFLDRTFNIDFKFLDQYQKNIIPPELFSTVFKNEDINLQNLGILKLHSSLNYIGYILLGYSNKLMDPDFFSEYNSVLLQVSTSFDLHINHSQLRKKIRELDLLNKIITLMEKDKDLNEIYHLYLTYLTSNDGIGFNRAILFSKNGNFFFGEKAIGEITEEEAKSTWEKIEKCPIEFFYSPSEIIKPINKIVNSSKINYSNDIYLKTILAKQNYETVNLNFSNFSESNKKVFKKFNLENFILVPLISYDTILGFVIVDNKFDKKKYTEYRLNSLINFSHQTALVINNLHLYQKNKKIAIIDELTQLYNRRFFDTSSKNEMTRSIRENIPLSLIMIDIDHFKNYNDNNGHIAGDILLSTISKLFKDTCRETDFVCRYGGEEFSIILPNTDMNGASELAEKVRTKVAENTFPYEELQPLGNLTISLGVSNYPETATTLEELKQQSDEALYSSKHSGRNKVTLWNEKIECDLK